The proteins below come from a single Papaver somniferum cultivar HN1 chromosome 11, ASM357369v1, whole genome shotgun sequence genomic window:
- the LOC113322968 gene encoding protein NRT1/ PTR FAMILY 7.1-like: MALKFGFNHVATKVKKQLCFSRGTTSAYEEEESCRNEGKMISVASDGSLDRKGNPALKSNCGGWKIANLLLVNQGLATLAFFGVSVNLVLFLTRVLDQDSAEAANNISKWTGTVYLFSLVGAFLSDSYWGRYLTCAIFQFILVLGLVSLSLTTWLLLIKPVGCGDKILLCSKPSSLGVAVFYLSIYLIAFGYGGYQPTIATFGSDQFNELDPKERQSKAVFFGYFYFALNFGSLFSNTILVYFEDSGQWTLGFLASMGSAVIGLALFYVGTPNYRYFQPSGNPLKRVAQVIVAAMRKWNVLPPSNGDKLYEMEGESAIKGCRKILHSDKFGFLDKAATISEKDLSDQTSITINPWRLCTVTQVEEVKCVLKMLPIWLCTIIYSVIFTQMASLFVEQGEVMDTGTGSFNLPAASMSAFDIVSVLIFTGIYGRFVVPITSRFTRNPKGLTELQRMGIGILIGLLAMVAAGVTEMERLKRITSTESTSSLSIFWQIPQYTLVGASEVFMYVGQLEFFNNQAPDGIKSFGSSLCMASMSVGNYVSSLLVNIVMTITTTRNRPGWIPDNLNMGHLHRFYFLIAILAAVDFVIYLFLAKWYKGINLETNDVEEEEDSELEEQVQ; the protein is encoded by the exons ATGGCTTTGAAATTTGGGTTCAACCATGTGGCAACAAAG GTTAAGAAACAATTGTGCTTTTCTCGTGGAACAACATCtgcatatgaagaagaagaatcgtgTCGAAATGAAGGAAAGATGATTTCCGTTGCAAGTGATGGGTCGTTAGATAGAAAAGGAAATCCTGCTTTGAAATCAAACTGTGGAGGATGGAAGATAGCTAATCTCTTATTAG TGAATCAAGGTCTGGCAACACTTGCTTTCTTTGGTGTCAGTGTAAACCTTGTTCTGTTCTTAACAAGGGTTCTAGATCAAGATAGTGCTGAAGCTGCAAACAACATTAGCAAATGGACAGGAACTGTTTACTTGTTCTCCTTAGTTGGCGCATTCCTCAGTGATTCTTATTGGGGAAGATACTTAACTTGCGCAATCTTTCAGTTCATTCTTGTACTG GGGCTGGTATCGCTGTCATTGACAACTTGGTTACTCTTGATCAAGCCAGTAGGTTGTGGAGATAAAATATTATTATGCTCGAAACCTTCTTCACTTGGTGTTGCAGTCTTTTACTTGTCGATTTACTTGATAGCATTTGGCTATGGTGGATACCAACCAACTATTGCAACATTTGGATCAGATCAGTTTAATGAATTGGACCCAAAAGAAAGACAATCCAAAGCTGTCTTTTTCGGTTACTTTTACTTCGCATTAAACTTTGGATCACTCTTCTCAAATACGATTCTTGTCTATTTTGAGGATTCAGGACAATGGACTTTAGGATTCTTGGCTTCTATGGGTTCTGCTGTTATTGGACTTGCTTTGTTCTATGTAGGAACACCAAATTATCGATACTTTCAACCTAGTGGAAATCCATTGAAACGTGTAGCTCAAGTAATTGTTGCAGCCATGAGAAAATGGAATGTTCTTCCTCCTTCAAATGGTGATAAGCTCTACGAAATGGAAGGGGAGTCTGCTATCAAAGGGTGTAGGAAAATCCTTCATAGTGATAAGTTTGG GTTCTTAGATAAGGCGGCAACGATAAGCGAGAAAGATTTATCCGATCAAACCAGTATAACTATAAACCCATGGAGGCTCTGTACAGTAACACAAGTAGAAGAAGTGAAGTGTGTGCTGAAAATGTTACCTATTTGGCTTTGCACCATCATTTATTCCGTCATTTTCACCCAGATGGCCTCACTTTTTGTTGAGCAAGGGGAAGTCATGGACACAGGCACTGGTAGCTTCAACTTGCCTGCAGCTAGTATGTCGGCTTTCGATATAGTCAGTGTTCTTATATTTACCGGTATTTATGGTCGGTTTGTGGTACCAATAACCAGCAGATTCACAAGGAATCCCAAAGGCTTGACGGAGCTCCAACGAATGGGAATTGGAATATTAATTGGATTATTAGCTATGGTTGCAGCAGGAGTTACAGAAATGGAAAGGCTGAAGAGAATTACCTCCACTGAAAGCACTAGTTCATTAAGCATATTTTGGCAAATACCGCAATACACATTAGTTGGAGCCTCGGAGGTGTTTATGTACGTGGGCCAGTTGGAGTTTTTTAACAATCAAGCTCCAGACGGGATTAAAAGTTTTGGAAGCTCACTTTGCATGGCTTCAATGTCTGTTGGGAACTATGTTAGCAGTTTACTCGTTAACATAGTAATGACCATCACAACTACAAGAAACAGACCAGGTTGGATTCCAGACAATCTGAACATGGGTCACCTTCACAGATTTTACTTCCTTATCGCGATTCTAGCAGCAGTTGATTTTGTGATCTATCTATTTCTCGCTAAGTGGTACAAAGGCATCAATCTTGAAACAAATGAcgtagaggaggaagaagatagTGAATTGGAAGAACAAGTACAGTGA
- the LOC113320110 gene encoding zinc finger CCCH domain-containing protein 14-like, producing the protein MDFGGARKRGRPNAALNSNGGFKRNKQETETCTPGIGSKSKPCTKFFSTSGCPFGEGCHFLHYVPGGIHAVAQMTNLGGNQSHQPPSRNPLGPPPMMADVTSPSSARTKMCSKYNSAEGCNFGDKCRFSHGDREFGKLIGSPYEDPRVMGIPPHLMGRMPNRYEQQPPPPQSLAAAASFGASATAKISVDASLAGAIIGKGGVNSKHICHLTGAKLAIREHESDPSLRNIELEGTFDQIKQASAMVRELIVNVGAATAPMKNRQPHAATAPAPSANNFKTKLCENFSKGSCTFGDRCHFAHGASELRKSGV; encoded by the exons ATGGATTTTGGTGGAGCTCGAAAAAGAGGTAGACCTAACGCTGCCTTAAATTCTAATGGTGGATTCAAACGGAATAAACAAG AAACGGAGACCTGTACACCTGGTATAGGAAGCAAATCAAAGCCATGCACCAAGTTTTTCAG CACTTCTGGGTGTCCCTTTGGTGAAGGATGCCACTTCTTACACTATGTTCCTGGGGGTATCCATGCTGTGGCCCAGATGACCAACTTGGGTGGAAACCAATCTCATCAGCCACCTTCTAGAAACCCACTAGGCCCACCACCAATGATGGCGGACGTTACATCTCCATCTTCTGCAAGAACAAAAATGTGCTCCAAGTATAATTCAGCTGAAGGTTGTAACTTCGGGGACAAATGCCGATTTTCTCATGGAGATAGGGAATTTGGTAAATTGATTGGTTCACCCTATGAAGATCCACGTGTTATGGGTATTCCTCCACATTTGATGGGCAGGATGCCTAACAGGTACGAGCAGCAACCTCCACCGCCTCAAAGCCTTGCTGCAGCAGCAAGTTTTGGTGCCTCGGCAACTGCCAAGATCAGCGTAGATGCGTCCCTAGCCGGAGCTATAATTGGGAAAGGAGGTGTGAATTCAAAGCACATCTGTCATTTAACCGGAGCCAAGCTTGCAATACGGGAACATGAGTCAGATCCTAGCTTGAGGAACATTGAGTTAGAGGGAACCTTCGATCAGATCAAACAGGCTAGCGCAATGGTTCGTGAACTAATTGTTAATGTTGGTGCTGCTACAGCACCTATGAAGAATCGCCAACCCCATGCTGCAACAGCACCTGCGCCATCAGCGAACAACTTCAAGACAAAACTATGTGAGAACTTCTCAAAGGGTTCTTGCACTTTTGGTGACAGGTGCCATTTTGCACATGGCGCAAGTGAGTTGCGCAAGTCTGGAGTGTGA